The genomic interval TAACCACGTAAGTAATGGCGCTGATTATCAACATGTCATGACCCTCTTGTCTACCGAGCATAACAAAATGGGGGGTGATATGGGCAGATTTCTCCATAACGAATTTGAACCCGGCCTCTACCAGCTGATGAAGGAAAAAGGTTATGACCTGGTCCCTTACGTCAATCACTTTGGCGAAACACCGGAACAGGGCTGGATCACTTATGCCGACGGTCCCCGTTATTCCAGCGGTTATACCACCCTCTTCCATACCTTCGGATTTGTGCCCGAAACACATATGCTGAAGCCATATCCTCAGAGGGTACAGGCCACATATGCCCTCATGGAATCGTTCATCAGTTTTGTCAGCACACATAGCGAACAGATTAAAACACTCCGCGCAGAAACCAAAGAAAAAGAAAAGGAACAAACCTATTTCCCGCTGGAATGGAGGGAAGATACCACCCACTTCAGTTATATCAATTTTAAAGGATATGCTGCCGGGCACAAACCCAGCGAGATATCCGGCGAACCACGCCTCTATTACGACCGGACCAAACCCTTCGAAAAACAGGTAAAGTTCTATGACCATGTGGTAGCAAGAAATGAGATCACGAGACCAGAAGCGTATGTCATACCACAGGGTTGGTGGAATGTGCTGGATCTGCTGAAGAACAATAATGTGCAAATGAGGCGTTTTACACAGGATACAATCATCTATGTGGAGACTTACCACATAGATGACTATAAGACCGCACCACGCCCTTACGAAGGCCATTATATCCACAGTGATGTAAAAGTGTCTGTTACCAAAGACTCTATGCAGTTCCGAAAAGGGGACTATTATATTCCGATGAACCAGGTAGCCAACCGGTACCTGATCGAAACACTGGAGCCGACCGGAGGCGATTCTTTCTTTGCATGGAACTTCTTCGATCCCATCCTCATGAGAAAGGAAGGATATTCCCCTTATGTGTTTGAGGACATTGCTGCAGCATACCTCAAGTCCAATCCGACGTTACAGGAGCAGTTAAAACAGAAAAGAGAGGCCGACAGCACCTTCGCGAAAAGTGGTGAAGCACAGCTACGTTTCGTTTATGAACATTCACCTTATGCAGAACCAGGATATCTCAGGTATCCGGTATTCAGGGTTGCCCGAAAGAAAGCATTTTACAGACAATAATTACTTAAGGGCTGTCCGGTACTCCGGGCGGCCTTTTTGTTTACACCGTCTGTACCAGCATAAACGTGTGCTGCTCTCCAAAAAAGTGATTATAGATCAGGATATTCCGCAATCTTGCAGGTGGCTGCTGCAACATCGGGAACCATTGTGAGGGGATCTGTTGCTGCTTCAATATCTGTGCAGCCAGCCAGAGGGCAAAAGCGCCGGCCGTTTCGTAATCGCCGCTCAGATGTTTGAATGGCAATTGAGGGCAATGGGTATAACTATTCAGTACCTGGTAATAATGTTCATGATTACTGTCGGCATTTGCACCTGTCATTACCAGGTCTATGTCTGTTGCCTGTAAGCCACGTTGCCGCAGGAATTGAGGTAAGGCAGCACTCAGTTTTCCGGGGGATGGTTTATATAACATTTCCAGTCCTCCGATCTGTGCATAAGTCTGCGCTGTTGCTAAAGGAGCCAGTAAAAAGAATATGGCCCCTTCTCCGGCGATCGTACCAGGAGACATGTGCTCATACAACGTATCATTGGATATTGTTTCCTTCTTCCAATGACCGATACGACTCTTTATGAAAAAGTGTTCTGTTGTGATCTCGTCAAATGCGCCTGCCAATACATCAGAGGTGCCTTCATGCAATAAGAGCATGCTGTCCAGCAGGGCATGTTCAAATGAAAAGCCCCGGTGTACAAATGTGTTGTTGTACGTTGTACATTTCTGCTGTAAGGCGATCAGACCATTTACTGCATTGTAAGTAGATTGAATGAAAGGGGTAGGGTTCAGGGCCCGTTCCTGGTAATCGCGGATCTCTTTGATAAAACGTTCTGTGTCCTGCAGACTGCCCTTACCGGTACCGGTCACAATGGCGCCGGGAACGGCAATACCGCTGTCCTGCAGGCATTTCAGCGATGCTGTCAGCCCCATTTTGAGCACACGCGTCATCCGGCGCAAGCTGTTGGGAGCTATAAAGGAACGATAATCAGGTTCTATGCAGGAAAGCATATTTCCCCGGGTAATCGCCACCGGCTGCGACAGGTCTCCCTCAAACGTATGCTGGGGCGTAATGGCAGCCAATCCCTGTATATAACACTTACCCTTCATATTTGCTGATCAGCAGGGAGGCATTGTTTCCGCCAAAACCAAATGAGTTTGACAGCACATTACGCACGGGATAATGCTCCAGTAAACGGGTTTCCGGCGTAATGTACAATTCCTGCATTTTATCTTTAAAGTGGAGATTAGGAAATATTATCTGATGAGAGATAGCCAATACGGCATAAATAGCCTCTATCCCTCCTGCGGCTGCCAAAGCATGACCGGTAAACGGTTTCGTACTGCTGAACTTGGGCACCTCCATGCCAAATAAACGCTGTAAGGCCATGCCCTCTGCCACATCATTGCTGAGCGTAGCAGTGCCATGTACATTCACATACTGGATATCTGCAGGTGTACAGCCGCCCATTTCCATGGCGGTCTTCATAGCCGCATAGGCGCCGTCGCCATCCGGAGAAGGGGCCGTAGGATGGAATGCTTCGTTGGTATTGGCATAACCATTCAGCGTAGCCAGTACCCGCGCATTCCGCTCTTTCACAAGCGATTCGCTTTCGAGTACCAGGTAAGCCGCACCCTCTCCCAGATTCAGACCGTTACGGTCATTGTCGAAAGGACGGCAGGGGCGCTTATCTACATTCTTAAGCGAGTTAAAACCATTCAGGGTAAAACGGGTCAGCGCTTCTGTGCCACCACAGATCACCCGGCGCACTATGCCGGCTTTGATCAGTCTTGCGCCATACATCAACGCATTGGCGGACGATGAACAGGCGGTACTGATGGTGGTAACAGGTCCGTTGATGCCTGCTACATCAGCAATCTGCTGGGTGCAGTCGGCACAATCCAGGGTATCGATATATTTAACGAAATCGCCCGTTTTTTCCGGGTCTGCAATGTCGAAATAAACATTCTCCGTATCGCACATCCCCCCTACGGTAGACGCGTTGATAAAACCGGTGGATTCATCTTCCAGGTTACTGAGACCTGCATGCTTCAGGGCTTCCTGCATGGCGATCAGCCCCAGCAGCGTAGTACGGGTATATCCTTCTTTACCGGCAATACCAGCCATTTCACTGAGGGCAGGCGTGGTATGCTTTACTTCAGCTACCGGTAAAACGTCCCTGTAAATGGTATCCAGCTGCCTGGTGAAATCCAGTCCACTCTTCTGCGCGCACAGGCTCCGGAGATTTTCTGCTACGTTATCACCAATGGCGGTGATCATGCCTAAGCCTGTTATAAACACTCTTTCCGCCATGCCGGGTATACGCCTTACGCAGGTTGTTGTTTGGATTGAATAAATTCTGCCATAGACTGAACAGACTGTAATATTTTTCTTCCTTCGCGGGGATCTTCTACTTTGATCTGGTAATGCCTTTCCAGCAATACCATCAGCTCAAGGGAGTCAATGCTATCAAGGCCCAGACCTTCACCAAACAAAGGTGCATTGTCATCAATGTCTTCAGGACGTGTGTCCTGCAGGTTCAAGGCCTCAATAATCTGAACTTTCAATTTCTGTTTTAATTCTTCCATAGTTTTTGTTGCAGGTTTAAGTTCCCTTTTTTCCGGGAGCCTGGCCACCATCCGCAATTTTCACGCCAGGTGGCCGTAAAAATACAGCTTTACATCCAATAGTCAATACGCGCCATACTCAGCAGGACTTCCCTAGCTGAGCCGCTTCTTCTCTATCAGCGCCGCGATACACAATAGCACTACCGCAAATGATACCAGTTTGCCCATATGCCTCCAGATATGCGCCACACCTTCATTCCGCAGATAAATATCATTGATCGCATCCAGTCCCCAGCTAAGCGGCGACAGGTGGCCAATGAACTGCATATGTGATGGCATGATCTCCAGGGGTATCCAGATACCGCCAATGGCAGACAGGATAACGATGGATATAGCGCCAAAGTTCAGGGCCTGGTTGGGCGTTTTAAACACAGTTCCCACCAGTATGCCGTACGATGTAGACGCCAGCCCGATCCCCACCGCTACAATGAATGCTGCCAGCAGGCTCTGTCCCAGCATCAGCTTCGGCAATCCAAGCAATGGTAACAGGTAAATGCCTACCTGCATCATCAGGTAAAACTGCACCACACATACCGCTACAAAGAACAACATCTTACCCGTCAGGATGGCCAGGTAGGAACCGGGGATCAGCTTCATTCTCAGCAGGCTGCCATCTTCCCTTTCCCTGATCATATTACCTGCA from Chitinophaga filiformis carries:
- a CDS encoding M14 family metallopeptidase, with translation MIRTAALLALCYSALPSAAQDLSTRFEKTRGQETATYEECIAYYRQLDKRFPQISMREMGPTDAGYPLHLVIYSPSGDFNFASLRKKNKRIILINNGIHSGEPDGIDASMLLLRDLALGKNKLPDNIVLAVIPIYNIGGALNRSTNYRVDQNGPAAFGSRGNARNYDLNRDFIKADSRNARSFHQIYQLTDPDVFVDNHVSNGADYQHVMTLLSTEHNKMGGDMGRFLHNEFEPGLYQLMKEKGYDLVPYVNHFGETPEQGWITYADGPRYSSGYTTLFHTFGFVPETHMLKPYPQRVQATYALMESFISFVSTHSEQIKTLRAETKEKEKEQTYFPLEWREDTTHFSYINFKGYAAGHKPSEISGEPRLYYDRTKPFEKQVKFYDHVVARNEITRPEAYVIPQGWWNVLDLLKNNNVQMRRFTQDTIIYVETYHIDDYKTAPRPYEGHYIHSDVKVSVTKDSMQFRKGDYYIPMNQVANRYLIETLEPTGGDSFFAWNFFDPILMRKEGYSPYVFEDIAAAYLKSNPTLQEQLKQKREADSTFAKSGEAQLRFVYEHSPYAEPGYLRYPVFRVARKKAFYRQ
- a CDS encoding beta-ketoacyl synthase chain length factor, which produces MKGKCYIQGLAAITPQHTFEGDLSQPVAITRGNMLSCIEPDYRSFIAPNSLRRMTRVLKMGLTASLKCLQDSGIAVPGAIVTGTGKGSLQDTERFIKEIRDYQERALNPTPFIQSTYNAVNGLIALQQKCTTYNNTFVHRGFSFEHALLDSMLLLHEGTSDVLAGAFDEITTEHFFIKSRIGHWKKETISNDTLYEHMSPGTIAGEGAIFFLLAPLATAQTYAQIGGLEMLYKPSPGKLSAALPQFLRQRGLQATDIDLVMTGANADSNHEHYYQVLNSYTHCPQLPFKHLSGDYETAGAFALWLAAQILKQQQIPSQWFPMLQQPPARLRNILIYNHFFGEQHTFMLVQTV
- a CDS encoding beta-ketoacyl-[acyl-carrier-protein] synthase family protein translates to MITAIGDNVAENLRSLCAQKSGLDFTRQLDTIYRDVLPVAEVKHTTPALSEMAGIAGKEGYTRTTLLGLIAMQEALKHAGLSNLEDESTGFINASTVGGMCDTENVYFDIADPEKTGDFVKYIDTLDCADCTQQIADVAGINGPVTTISTACSSSANALMYGARLIKAGIVRRVICGGTEALTRFTLNGFNSLKNVDKRPCRPFDNDRNGLNLGEGAAYLVLESESLVKERNARVLATLNGYANTNEAFHPTAPSPDGDGAYAAMKTAMEMGGCTPADIQYVNVHGTATLSNDVAEGMALQRLFGMEVPKFSSTKPFTGHALAAAGGIEAIYAVLAISHQIIFPNLHFKDKMQELYITPETRLLEHYPVRNVLSNSFGFGGNNASLLISKYEG
- a CDS encoding phosphopantetheine-binding protein — translated: MEELKQKLKVQIIEALNLQDTRPEDIDDNAPLFGEGLGLDSIDSLELMVLLERHYQIKVEDPREGRKILQSVQSMAEFIQSKQQPA